In a single window of the Flavobacterium sp. W4I14 genome:
- a CDS encoding hypothetical protein (product_source=Hypo-rule applied; pfam=PF09346; smart=SM00860; superfamily=160631) — translation MNKFKQLFKDHKREVKKLGITFNAPCSDEDLTDLESKLSFSLPPDLIEFYTFCNGFDTDNHLFRVIPVHEAIDYKSELANNTFHFAEYMIYSDQWLIEIYEGGSYEILNDDHGTQEMAVHATSILKFMEIYLTDGLLNKLNNNSFWDRLNKNHN, via the coding sequence ATGAACAAGTTTAAACAACTTTTCAAAGATCACAAACGCGAAGTAAAGAAACTGGGCATTACCTTTAACGCTCCTTGCAGCGATGAAGATCTTACAGACCTAGAATCCAAGCTTAGCTTCTCACTTCCACCAGATCTTATTGAATTCTATACATTTTGCAACGGATTTGACACCGATAACCACTTATTCAGGGTAATTCCAGTACATGAAGCCATTGATTATAAAAGCGAGTTAGCAAACAATACTTTCCATTTTGCCGAATATATGATTTATAGCGACCAATGGCTAATTGAAATCTATGAAGGAGGTAGCTATGAAATTCTAAACGACGATCATGGAACACAAGAAATGGCAGTACATGCCACTTCAATTCTAAAATTTATGGAGATATATTTAACCGATGGCCTTTTGAATAAATTAAACAACAACAGCTTTTGGGATAGGTTAAATAAAAACCACAATTAA
- a CDS encoding hypothetical protein (product_source=Hypo-rule applied), with protein MKNIIYSIAILLTALAYGCHNSDGYLSINATDNDTSFKFEAKYAEDKTGKLEKYLDSALNNELPLDQNIDLFVNLNGSDKFNLKAKRGWLVIDFDKRNSSLAGYMKVKKLTEGIKQKLTE; from the coding sequence ATGAAAAATATAATATACAGTATCGCAATTTTATTAACCGCTTTAGCTTACGGATGCCATAATAGTGACGGTTATTTATCAATAAATGCTACGGATAATGATACTAGTTTCAAATTTGAAGCAAAGTATGCCGAGGATAAAACGGGTAAGCTGGAAAAATACCTGGATAGTGCCTTGAATAATGAACTTCCGTTAGATCAGAATATTGATCTGTTCGTAAACTTAAACGGCAGCGATAAGTTTAACCTTAAAGCCAAAAGAGGCTGGTTAGTAATTGACTTTGATAAGCGGAACAGCTCATTGGCAGGTTATATGAAAGTTAAAAAACTTACCGAAGGGATTAAGCAGAAGTTAACGGAATAA
- a CDS encoding outer membrane receptor protein involved in Fe transport (product_source=COG1629; cath_funfam=2.60.40.1120; cleavage_site_network=SignalP-noTM; cog=COG1629; pfam=PF13620,PF14905; superfamily=49464,56935) translates to MKTLFTLVACFMACGASFAQKLNKLTGKIVDEKTVPVSFAIVRVLNYPDTTVFKSVSTNIDGEFAIDQLKSGEYVLSISIVGFKNKKTNHFSLNEDMKLPSITIESLSKQLKEVSVQGKKPFIEHQIDKMVLNVENSIIATGGTALEILEKAPGVQLDRQNDQILLNNKSGVMVMIDGKNNFLSSADLTVYLNGLSSSQIATIEIITNPSAKYDAAGNAGIINIKLKKNKAFGTNGSVSSTYRNAIRANLPTNIYGSELNFNLNHRVEKWNFFTNANASKNNNFSNLFLERSTNANGLQSNFDQNFQKIYTGSRLAAKLGADYYAGEKTTIGIMLDGSTNTRKLDNFSQTFINEIKDGVAGNNSLIQYSDANTPNKNYSANFNIRHDFKKEGASLNFDADYSGFDYSGLENFNTNFYDEKGTVYNNTIIKNDSKTAIDIYAAKTDFTWPLSKTTKLETGLKSAYVKTNNDFLSLALVNNEWQNVVGQSNNFIYKENVNAAYANLSKDLGKWQVQAGLRAEFTQSTGTSVTNNTSVKQHYLSLFPTIFVNQKISESSNLHYTYGRRIDRPNYQQLNPFNFYMDPYTIAQGNPYLKPQFTNNFEVSYNYKSGLFFSLSYAKTKDLILDSKTAQNDSTRIVTVGQGNIGSGEYYSAGLSVPVTIAKWWNLQNNFRVSYNKFNDDNLEGAPFVLSKVFYNFNTVNSIVLGDNWALETNFWLNSPKVRGLERTTIYQYALNIGVQKSFLNKALKLKLNVDDIFQTNYWKGTLDYQNVNLRVQNNYISRRVSFNISYSFGNQNLKSNQDRKTAADDIKNRAGG, encoded by the coding sequence ATGAAAACATTATTTACGCTAGTTGCATGCTTTATGGCATGTGGGGCTTCTTTTGCCCAAAAATTAAATAAACTTACAGGGAAAATTGTTGATGAAAAGACTGTTCCGGTATCGTTTGCGATTGTTAGGGTGCTAAATTATCCTGATACCACCGTTTTTAAAAGCGTATCGACCAATATCGACGGGGAGTTTGCGATCGATCAGCTGAAAAGTGGTGAATATGTGTTGTCGATTTCTATAGTAGGTTTTAAAAATAAAAAAACTAACCATTTTTCGCTTAACGAAGACATGAAATTACCTTCCATTACGATCGAAAGTTTAAGCAAACAATTAAAAGAAGTGAGCGTTCAGGGCAAAAAACCTTTTATTGAACATCAGATCGATAAAATGGTGCTGAATGTAGAGAACAGCATTATTGCAACAGGTGGTACGGCGCTCGAAATTTTGGAGAAAGCACCTGGCGTACAGTTGGACAGGCAAAATGACCAGATTCTATTGAACAATAAATCGGGTGTAATGGTGATGATTGATGGGAAGAACAACTTTTTATCGAGTGCCGATTTAACGGTTTATTTAAATGGCTTAAGTAGTAGCCAGATTGCTACCATCGAAATTATTACTAACCCATCGGCTAAATATGATGCTGCCGGCAACGCGGGTATCATCAACATTAAACTGAAAAAGAACAAAGCATTTGGTACCAACGGAAGTGTCTCGTCAACCTATCGCAATGCAATAAGGGCTAATTTACCCACTAATATTTACGGATCGGAGCTTAACTTCAATTTAAATCACCGCGTAGAAAAGTGGAATTTTTTCACCAATGCAAATGCTTCAAAAAATAATAATTTTTCGAATCTATTTTTAGAGCGGAGTACCAATGCTAATGGTCTACAGAGCAACTTTGACCAGAATTTTCAGAAAATATATACAGGATCGCGGTTGGCCGCAAAACTAGGTGCAGATTATTATGCAGGTGAAAAAACAACCATCGGTATTATGCTTGATGGCAGTACGAATACACGTAAATTGGATAATTTCTCTCAAACCTTTATAAATGAAATTAAGGATGGGGTTGCGGGCAATAATTCGTTAATCCAATATTCTGATGCGAATACCCCCAACAAAAATTATAGTGCAAATTTTAATATCAGGCATGATTTTAAAAAGGAAGGTGCCAGCTTAAATTTTGATGCCGATTATTCTGGCTTTGATTACTCGGGTCTGGAAAATTTTAACACTAACTTTTACGATGAAAAAGGGACTGTTTACAACAATACAATCATTAAAAACGATAGTAAAACAGCCATTGATATTTACGCTGCAAAAACAGATTTTACCTGGCCGCTATCAAAAACTACAAAATTGGAAACCGGTTTAAAAAGTGCTTATGTTAAAACCAATAATGATTTTTTATCGTTGGCATTGGTAAATAATGAATGGCAAAATGTTGTAGGGCAAAGCAATAATTTTATTTACAAAGAAAACGTAAATGCAGCTTATGCAAATTTATCAAAAGATCTGGGCAAGTGGCAGGTTCAGGCTGGTTTACGGGCAGAGTTTACGCAATCTACCGGAACATCGGTAACCAATAATACATCGGTAAAACAACATTATTTATCATTATTTCCAACAATTTTTGTTAACCAGAAAATTTCTGAAAGTAGTAATCTGCATTACACCTATGGCCGACGGATAGACCGGCCAAATTACCAGCAGTTAAATCCATTTAATTTTTACATGGATCCTTATACCATAGCACAGGGAAATCCATACTTAAAACCCCAGTTTACCAATAATTTTGAGGTGAGTTATAATTATAAAAGTGGATTGTTTTTTTCATTGAGTTATGCTAAAACAAAAGATTTAATTTTAGATAGTAAAACCGCACAAAACGATAGCACCAGAATAGTTACTGTAGGCCAAGGGAATATTGGCAGCGGGGAATATTACTCGGCCGGCTTATCTGTTCCGGTAACCATTGCCAAATGGTGGAATTTGCAAAACAATTTTAGGGTTTCTTATAATAAATTTAATGATGATAATTTAGAAGGTGCCCCCTTTGTTTTAAGTAAAGTCTTCTACAATTTTAATACTGTAAATTCGATTGTTTTGGGCGATAACTGGGCATTAGAAACCAATTTCTGGTTAAACTCACCAAAAGTTAGGGGTTTAGAACGAACCACTATTTATCAATATGCTTTAAATATAGGTGTACAGAAAAGTTTTCTGAATAAAGCTTTAAAACTTAAGTTAAATGTTGATGATATTTTTCAGACCAACTATTGGAAAGGAACGCTCGATTATCAAAATGTGAATTTAAGGGTGCAGAATAATTACATCAGTAGAAGGGTATCTTTCAATATCAGTTATAGTTTTGGCAACCAAAACCTAAAATCAAACCAGGACCGGAAAACGGCAGCAGATGATATTAAGAACAGAGCCGGGGGGTAG
- a CDS encoding outer membrane receptor protein involved in Fe transport (product_source=COG1629; cath_funfam=2.60.40.1120; cleavage_site_network=SignalP-noTM; cog=COG1629; pfam=PF13620,PF14905; superfamily=49464,56935), with protein MKTLFTLVACLMACGASFAQKLNTLTGKIVDEKTVPVSFAVVRVLNYPDTTVVKSVSTNIEGAFAIDQLKSGEYVLSISIVGFKSKKTNRFSLNKDMKLPTITIESLSKQLKEVSVQGKKPFIEHQIDKTVLNVENSIIATGGTALEVLEKAPGVQIDRQNDQIKLNNKSGVTVMIDGKSNFLSGADITTLLSNMSSDQIATIELITNPSARYDAAGNAGIINIRLKRNKAYGTNGTVSVTTGQGIMPDSPSDLFRAGVNLNLNHRQGKWNIFGNGAVVRKAQFNNTFLSRTTLSEGLASSLTQNFDRKNKGVGFQGKLGADYYASEKTVFGVMLDANTVNTKLTNFSNTNINAVQNGVSNLSYILQDANSSSPVGNLTANFNIKHDFDKNGKSLTFDIDYSGFSNKKDENFLANYLNGNGSPTNQTSLRNNTDAEINVYAARTDFTLPISKTMKIETGLKSSYVVTNNDFISEQLVSGAWQNDLGKSNNFVYKENINAIYGSFSKEWKVWQVQLGLRAEHTHSNGTSVTDQKEVDRNYLSVFPTVFVNQKISENHNIRYSYGRRVDRPNYQQLNPFVFYMDPLAVDQGNPYLKPQFTDNYQISYSYKQASFSLSYSNTRDMITQISKQDDATRVISVIRQNLGRFQNYSADLYVPVKVTKWWNIQNNVSVYYSKFNDGNIEGAAYSAGKAAVNIFTSNSFTLPQNFSIEISAWLNSPRVSGVEQTTIYQGALNAGIQKTLMNKKLKLRLNMDDILLTNHWEGKLVYQNINMNVVNRYTSRRANFNISYNFGNQNVKSARSRNTATDDIKGRAGG; from the coding sequence ATGAAAACATTATTTACGCTAGTTGCATGCTTAATGGCATGTGGGGCTTCTTTTGCCCAAAAATTAAATACTTTGACGGGAAAAATCGTCGATGAAAAGACAGTTCCAGTGTCGTTTGCGGTTGTTCGCGTGTTAAATTATCCTGATACCACCGTGGTTAAAAGCGTATCGACCAATATTGAAGGAGCGTTTGCAATTGATCAGTTGAAAAGCGGAGAGTATGTATTGTCGATTTCTATAGTGGGCTTCAAAAGTAAAAAAACAAATCGCTTTTCGCTTAACAAAGACATGAAATTACCTACCATCACGATTGAAAGTTTAAGCAAACAATTAAAAGAAGTAAGCGTTCAGGGCAAAAAACCTTTTATCGAACACCAGATCGATAAAACGGTGCTGAATGTAGAAAATAGCATTATTGCAACTGGAGGCACGGCTTTAGAAGTGTTAGAAAAAGCCCCAGGCGTGCAGATCGACCGCCAAAACGACCAGATTAAACTGAATAATAAAAGCGGAGTGACAGTAATGATCGACGGGAAATCAAATTTCCTATCGGGTGCTGATATTACCACATTGCTGAGCAATATGAGCAGCGATCAGATTGCTACCATCGAACTCATTACCAATCCATCTGCCAGGTACGATGCCGCCGGAAATGCCGGGATCATCAACATCAGACTAAAACGCAACAAAGCTTATGGTACCAATGGTACGGTTTCTGTTACTACCGGGCAGGGCATTATGCCCGATTCGCCCAGCGATTTATTTCGTGCAGGGGTAAACCTAAACTTAAATCACAGGCAAGGTAAATGGAACATTTTTGGAAATGGTGCCGTTGTACGCAAAGCCCAGTTTAACAATACCTTTTTATCCCGTACCACTTTATCTGAAGGTTTGGCCAGTTCACTTACGCAAAATTTCGACCGCAAAAATAAAGGTGTTGGTTTTCAGGGGAAACTAGGTGCAGATTACTACGCTTCTGAGAAAACAGTTTTCGGGGTGATGTTAGATGCCAATACGGTAAACACCAAACTAACCAATTTTAGCAATACCAATATTAATGCAGTGCAGAATGGTGTTTCCAATCTGAGTTATATTTTACAGGATGCCAACTCGAGTTCGCCTGTGGGTAATTTAACAGCTAACTTTAACATTAAACATGATTTCGATAAAAATGGTAAGAGCCTTACATTCGATATTGATTATTCGGGTTTCAGCAATAAAAAGGATGAAAACTTTCTGGCCAATTATTTAAATGGAAACGGCAGCCCGACCAATCAAACCAGTTTAAGAAATAATACGGATGCCGAAATTAATGTGTATGCCGCCAGAACGGATTTCACTTTGCCCATTTCTAAAACGATGAAAATTGAAACGGGCTTAAAAAGCAGCTATGTAGTTACAAATAACGACTTTATCTCTGAGCAGTTGGTATCTGGTGCATGGCAAAATGATCTGGGTAAATCGAACAACTTTGTTTACAAAGAAAATATCAATGCCATTTACGGTAGTTTCTCTAAAGAATGGAAGGTATGGCAGGTTCAGCTGGGTTTAAGGGCAGAGCATACACATTCTAATGGCACTTCTGTAACCGACCAGAAAGAAGTAGACCGGAACTATCTATCTGTTTTTCCAACGGTTTTTGTTAATCAGAAGATCAGTGAAAACCATAATATCCGTTATTCTTATGGCAGAAGGGTAGACCGTCCGAATTACCAACAGCTTAATCCATTTGTGTTTTACATGGACCCTTTGGCGGTTGATCAGGGAAATCCTTATCTGAAACCTCAGTTTACTGATAATTACCAGATCAGTTATAGTTATAAACAAGCTTCTTTCTCCCTGAGCTATTCGAATACCCGTGATATGATTACTCAAATTAGTAAACAGGATGATGCTACCCGGGTGATCAGTGTAATCCGCCAGAATTTAGGCCGCTTCCAGAATTATTCTGCGGATTTATATGTTCCTGTTAAGGTTACGAAATGGTGGAATATTCAAAATAATGTTAGTGTTTATTACAGCAAATTTAATGACGGAAATATTGAAGGTGCTGCATACAGTGCAGGTAAGGCTGCGGTAAATATTTTTACTTCCAATTCTTTTACCTTGCCTCAAAACTTTAGTATCGAAATTAGTGCATGGCTAAACTCACCAAGGGTTTCGGGTGTAGAACAAACCACCATTTATCAGGGCGCTTTAAATGCCGGAATTCAGAAAACTTTAATGAACAAAAAGCTAAAACTACGTTTAAATATGGATGATATCTTACTTACCAACCATTGGGAAGGGAAACTGGTTTATCAGAACATCAATATGAACGTAGTGAACCGCTACACCAGCCGAAGGGCAAATTTCAACATCAGCTACAATTTCGGGAACCAGAATGTAAAATCAGCCAGGTCTAGGAATACGGCTACCGATGATATCAAGGGAAGAGCAGGGGGGTAG
- a CDS encoding hypothetical protein (product_source=Hypo-rule applied; superfamily=47699) yields the protein MLKNLPNSYLVATKLTSMLIDLIPVIEIGYNNQELTAPDKFPYWEHSEIWNAYHQECFRKAGFKDKLTPYLKGFPFYKLSEITDNNLTKLTIDHTQEMRDGKYERQQAATFFGGYVLNIDGQDKYFPQCCGGLSDIMYWDRLSMLQNTYYEGHPALQIKFDGDNIVFDFSVDEFDEPFQPTPQELRCQLIDINSEKQLKKLK from the coding sequence TTGCTTAAAAACCTACCAAATTCCTACCTTGTGGCAACTAAATTAACAAGCATGCTCATAGATTTGATACCAGTAATTGAAATCGGATATAACAATCAGGAGCTAACTGCACCCGACAAATTTCCTTATTGGGAACATTCTGAAATTTGGAACGCTTATCATCAAGAGTGCTTTCGAAAAGCGGGCTTTAAAGATAAACTGACACCTTATTTAAAAGGTTTTCCATTCTATAAACTCTCAGAAATTACTGATAACAACTTAACCAAACTCACCATTGACCATACGCAAGAAATGAGAGATGGAAAATATGAACGACAACAGGCTGCAACATTTTTTGGCGGTTATGTTTTGAATATTGATGGGCAAGACAAATATTTTCCTCAATGTTGCGGAGGGCTGAGTGATATCATGTATTGGGACAGACTTTCAATGCTACAAAATACTTATTACGAAGGACACCCTGCCCTACAGATCAAATTTGATGGCGACAATATCGTATTTGATTTTTCGGTTGACGAATTTGATGAACCCTTCCAACCTACACCACAAGAATTACGCTGTCAATTGATCGACATAAACTCAGAAAAGCAGTTGAAAAAGTTAAAATAG
- a CDS encoding hypothetical protein (product_source=Hypo-rule applied) yields MIKEITSKIIGQLRQEDQFPDWWKSSKIEVPFFENEKLTVIFMDFEPEHDKTFIEEADQALKNFLKLNLVDRNSISDLAYRNCKDFLDAVDFDEADQPLRQIKNYNEIWNFIHPTEIYVTRRPYKEHDVYLTLACECDWEQEHGLQLVFRQGKQLTRISDQDGHLTEADAYGKPDEEDELLSNYNIGTMRKPTHNSISPKVKRTWWQKLFVPNKH; encoded by the coding sequence ATGATTAAAGAAATTACATCAAAAATAATTGGACAACTGAGACAGGAAGATCAATTTCCTGATTGGTGGAAGAGTAGTAAAATCGAAGTTCCATTTTTTGAAAACGAAAAGTTGACAGTAATTTTCATGGACTTTGAACCCGAACACGATAAAACATTTATCGAGGAAGCTGACCAAGCCTTAAAAAACTTTCTAAAATTAAATTTAGTGGACCGTAACTCCATTTCAGACTTAGCTTATAGAAACTGTAAGGATTTTTTGGATGCCGTAGATTTTGACGAAGCTGATCAACCTTTAAGACAAATAAAAAACTATAATGAAATTTGGAATTTTATTCATCCAACAGAAATTTATGTAACCAGACGACCATATAAAGAGCACGATGTTTATCTAACACTTGCCTGTGAGTGTGATTGGGAACAAGAACACGGACTACAATTGGTTTTTAGGCAAGGAAAACAACTTACACGAATAAGTGACCAAGATGGACATTTAACTGAAGCAGATGCTTATGGCAAACCCGATGAAGAAGATGAACTGTTATCAAATTACAATATTGGTACAATGAGAAAGCCAACCCATAACAGCATCTCTCCAAAAGTAAAACGAACATGGTGGCAGAAACTTTTTGTTCCAAATAAACATTAG
- a CDS encoding uncharacterized protein (TIGR02145 family) (product_source=TIGR02145; cleavage_site_network=SignalP-noTM; pfam=PF09603,PF13827; tigrfam=TIGR02145), which yields MKINKLLLMAVLVLLVTTSNLIAQVKKSATKTAVPVKTKYGALAIDRSNGFYYGFSFDQPNRAEAEKRAVDECNKRGGSCSIVLTYSGTGCAAYRTINGNVGTAFGWGIAKTKEEADAIATKEFLKRSGGIQPNNFVWSCNAAQAAQLKEIYNASPEITGPVKIGNQVWTSTNLNVSTYRNGEQIYYAANQKEWEKVSRDKIPAYCYLNFDSSNEKKYGKLYNFYAVTDRRGLAPAGWHVPSSSEFLTLIAALGGEKVAGKKMRATTGWDIKDTYKFAHGNGDNSSGLNLLHNGSAGGDEYGGGQSFKYGIWLSYWWSSTTKSSGDSFAYYLDFNKYSEPRVTDYSKTTGAAVRLVKD from the coding sequence ATGAAAATAAACAAACTACTATTAATGGCAGTGCTTGTGCTATTGGTTACTACATCCAATTTAATTGCACAGGTAAAGAAATCGGCAACCAAAACGGCTGTTCCCGTTAAAACCAAATATGGTGCATTGGCTATAGACCGATCCAATGGTTTTTATTATGGTTTTTCATTCGATCAGCCAAACCGGGCGGAAGCCGAGAAGAGAGCAGTTGACGAATGCAACAAACGTGGCGGGTCTTGTAGCATTGTGCTCACTTATTCAGGTACAGGTTGTGCGGCATACCGTACCATAAACGGTAATGTGGGTACCGCATTTGGCTGGGGTATAGCAAAAACCAAAGAAGAAGCCGATGCAATAGCAACTAAAGAATTTTTAAAAAGAAGTGGCGGCATACAACCTAACAACTTTGTTTGGAGCTGTAATGCAGCACAAGCGGCGCAGTTAAAAGAAATATACAATGCGTCGCCTGAAATTACAGGTCCGGTAAAAATTGGCAACCAGGTGTGGACAAGCACCAATTTAAACGTGAGCACCTATAGAAACGGTGAGCAGATTTATTACGCAGCCAACCAAAAAGAATGGGAAAAAGTAAGCAGGGATAAAATTCCGGCTTATTGTTATCTTAATTTCGACAGCAGCAATGAAAAGAAATACGGTAAGCTGTACAACTTTTATGCGGTTACCGATCGCCGTGGCTTAGCGCCTGCAGGTTGGCATGTGCCTAGCAGCAGTGAATTTTTAACCCTTATAGCTGCTTTAGGCGGCGAAAAAGTGGCCGGTAAAAAAATGAGGGCAACCACTGGCTGGGATATAAAGGATACTTACAAATTTGCGCATGGCAATGGCGATAACTCATCAGGCCTCAATTTACTTCACAATGGCAGTGCAGGTGGCGATGAATATGGTGGCGGCCAGTCTTTCAAGTATGGGATATGGTTAAGCTACTGGTGGTCGAGCACAACCAAATCAAGCGGCGACAGCTTTGCCTACTACCTTGACTTTAACAAATACAGTGAACCGCGTGTAACCGATTATAGTAAAACCACAGGCGCCGCGGTAAGGCTAGTGAAAGATTAA
- a CDS encoding dihydrofolate reductase (product_source=COG0262; cog=COG0262; pfam=PF01872; superfamily=53597), translated as MRKIKIMEHISLDGVMQHENSEDFAHGGWTTPYRSLEGLAAVLEAQGTNIDLLLGRKTYDSWTQYWPKAGDNPMANSLNNGKKYVATHRPDSLEWGPVEDLGTDIVKRIHELKSTEGPDLIVYGSSTVVAVLLEQGLVDEVVLMVYPVLLGTGKRFFSENANARELAFVSTKTTPTGVQLNTYRYVGELGKG; from the coding sequence ATGAGAAAGATCAAAATAATGGAACACATCTCGCTTGATGGCGTGATGCAGCACGAAAACAGCGAGGATTTCGCGCATGGCGGATGGACAACACCTTACCGGAGTTTGGAAGGTTTAGCAGCCGTACTGGAGGCGCAGGGCACTAATATCGATCTGTTATTGGGCCGCAAAACCTACGATAGCTGGACCCAGTACTGGCCAAAAGCAGGCGATAATCCGATGGCAAATAGTTTGAATAACGGCAAAAAATACGTCGCTACCCATAGACCAGACAGCCTCGAATGGGGGCCTGTTGAAGATTTAGGCACTGACATCGTAAAGCGTATTCACGAACTCAAATCAACAGAAGGTCCTGATCTGATTGTATATGGAAGCTCGACGGTGGTTGCGGTGTTATTAGAGCAGGGATTGGTTGACGAGGTGGTGCTGATGGTATACCCGGTATTGCTGGGCACGGGCAAACGTTTCTTTTCTGAAAACGCCAATGCGCGCGAACTGGCTTTTGTGAGCACAAAAACTACGCCTACAGGAGTGCAACTGAATACTTATCGGTATGTTGGAGAACTGGGGAAGGGTTAG
- a CDS encoding protein involved in sex pheromone biosynthesis (product_source=COG4851; cath_funfam=3.40.50.1820; cleavage_site_network=SignalP-noTM; cog=COG4851), producing MKTKIIILVAAFGLALSACSGKKADQENADSMYKYSDTNKVIDSASTDSLADSTRNAPADVRN from the coding sequence ATGAAAACAAAAATAATAATCTTGGTAGCTGCCTTTGGTTTAGCGTTGTCAGCGTGCAGTGGTAAAAAAGCCGATCAGGAAAATGCCGACAGTATGTACAAATACTCTGATACAAATAAGGTGATTGACAGTGCCAGTACAGATTCTCTAGCAGATTCGACCAGGAATGCCCCTGCTGATGTAAGAAATTAA
- a CDS encoding putative nucleic acid-binding Zn ribbon protein (product_source=COG5595; cog=COG5595; pfam=PF10071; superfamily=144217), with the protein MYIQKLSIDIKNNTNKDELIDEFSLLMSFYRGNGQTQGKIQSRYIKSNKIVCLPFTLEKNSLNRKFNNFYVNRQTKKIEDLCNSKLRYKTIGKSYDSYKSPCKCKKSEFYILITNYITIESPLTCGTCNKSVPLYRLPIYYDHGYMPILSWETNYISCDSLQMNCEVGEHWALNQMQEIKSQLSKQGLEICRKIEELTSIPTFYYLHNYKKYKGDQLIRPCPGCNKRWNLKTQLYNQYDFKCDECKIISTISPNV; encoded by the coding sequence ATGTACATTCAAAAATTATCCATTGATATAAAGAACAACACAAATAAAGACGAACTCATTGATGAGTTTAGTTTACTTATGTCTTTTTATCGTGGAAATGGACAGACGCAAGGAAAAATACAATCTCGGTATATTAAAAGCAACAAAATAGTTTGTTTACCTTTCACTCTTGAGAAAAACTCCCTTAACAGAAAATTTAATAACTTCTATGTAAATAGGCAAACAAAAAAAATTGAAGATCTCTGTAATTCCAAGCTGAGGTATAAAACTATCGGCAAGTCGTATGACAGTTACAAATCTCCTTGCAAATGTAAAAAGTCTGAGTTCTACATTCTTATTACAAATTATATCACAATTGAATCTCCATTAACTTGTGGCACTTGTAATAAATCAGTACCGCTTTACAGATTACCAATTTATTACGATCATGGCTATATGCCAATCTTAAGCTGGGAAACGAATTATATTTCATGCGACAGTTTACAAATGAATTGTGAAGTTGGAGAACATTGGGCTTTAAATCAGATGCAAGAAATTAAATCCCAACTATCCAAACAAGGACTCGAAATTTGCAGAAAAATTGAAGAACTAACTTCAATCCCAACTTTTTATTATTTACATAATTACAAGAAATATAAAGGAGATCAGTTGATAAGACCTTGCCCAGGGTGCAATAAGAGATGGAATCTAAAAACACAATTATACAATCAGTATGACTTCAAATGTGACGAGTGTAAAATAATATCAACAATATCGCCAAACGTTTGA